A DNA window from Candidatus Roseilinea sp. contains the following coding sequences:
- a CDS encoding ABC transporter permease, whose amino-acid sequence MATASARVETAAAAPVTLAKPEGQWTIVLRRFRRHRLAIVSLTFVFIVFIASLLTPLVAPFPRDAVNPVMRFSPPFSADTRDNKLHLLGTDHIGRDTFTRLLYAARITLSVAFIVATLSTLIGMAVGALAGYYRGAIDGLLMRLLEFMSAIPTFPILLILASVLNQDPKLLPFPDLLVNLVSGIMLIDPQKESRSVLVVIFVITLFGWTGAARLMRGMVLSVRERDFIESARSLGASNLWIIARHVVPNAFPPLIVAYTLALADGLTAEVALSFLGLGITDPTPTWGNMLNFATQFMLTHPWAPLIPGIPVVLCSLAFNFIGDGLRDALDPRLKM is encoded by the coding sequence ATGGCAACAGCGTCTGCCCGCGTCGAAACCGCAGCCGCAGCGCCGGTCACCCTGGCCAAGCCCGAAGGTCAGTGGACGATCGTGCTGCGGCGTTTCCGCCGTCATCGGCTGGCGATCGTGTCACTGACGTTTGTCTTCATCGTGTTCATTGCTTCGTTGCTTACCCCTCTGGTTGCCCCCTTCCCGCGCGACGCGGTGAATCCGGTCATGCGTTTCTCGCCGCCGTTCAGCGCAGACACCCGAGACAACAAGCTGCACCTGTTGGGCACCGATCACATTGGGCGCGACACGTTCACCCGCCTGCTCTACGCAGCGCGCATCACCCTCAGCGTGGCCTTCATCGTGGCCACGTTAAGCACCTTGATCGGCATGGCTGTTGGTGCGCTCGCCGGTTACTATCGCGGCGCGATTGATGGCCTGCTCATGCGCCTCTTGGAGTTCATGTCGGCCATCCCCACCTTCCCGATTTTGCTCATTTTGGCGTCGGTGCTGAACCAGGATCCTAAATTGCTGCCGTTTCCCGACCTCCTGGTGAACCTCGTCTCTGGGATCATGCTGATTGACCCGCAGAAGGAATCGCGCAGCGTCTTAGTGGTGATTTTCGTCATCACCCTGTTTGGCTGGACCGGCGCGGCGCGCTTGATGCGTGGCATGGTGCTCTCGGTGCGTGAGCGCGATTTCATCGAGTCGGCCCGCTCGTTGGGCGCAAGCAACCTGTGGATCATCGCCCGGCACGTGGTGCCAAACGCTTTCCCGCCGCTGATCGTGGCTTACACGCTCGCCTTGGCCGACGGCCTCACGGCTGAGGTGGCATTGAGCTTCCTCGGCCTGGGCATCACCGACCCCACGCCCACCTGGGGCAACATGCTCAACTTTGCGACACAATTCATGTTGACCCACCCGTGGGCGCCGCTTATTCCGGGCATCCCGGTAGTGCTGTGCTCATTGGCGTTCAACTTCATCGGCGACGGCCTGCGCGATGCGCTGGATCCGCGGTTGAAGATGTGA
- a CDS encoding ABC transporter permease — protein sequence MAFIIAFASFILLSIAPGGPLQEIAARQSTTQRNDLDLIERTMKRYDLDIFLIPRFLRWLTGHPRGPIEIGGQQFFADLQVGCLKEGRARLVYPDGRVVEVNCAKPVFLRDLADRPVSNGVLQLDFGKSTQILREQPVMRLFESRIVNTLLLMGFSTFLSIMIAIPIGILSAVKQYSRFDYAVTTLAFIGSGMPTLFMGILGILIFAVLFKEAGLPYLPAGTAESPRDTVLPLFGTIKAGSFLDRLWHLVLPVMILTIFNLAQWSRFIRSSMLEVLRQDYVRTARAKGLIERVVIVKHAMRNALIPFVTLLAGVLPALFGGAIITESVFNYPGMGRLFIAALTAGDYNVAIGFILISTFLVLIGYLISDVLYTIVDPRIRLS from the coding sequence ATGGCGTTCATCATCGCGTTTGCGTCGTTTATTTTGCTGAGCATTGCGCCGGGCGGGCCGTTGCAGGAGATTGCCGCGCGCCAGAGCACGACGCAGCGCAATGATCTTGACCTGATCGAGCGCACGATGAAGCGCTACGACCTGGACATCTTCCTGATCCCCCGCTTTTTGCGTTGGCTCACCGGTCATCCGCGCGGGCCGATCGAGATCGGCGGACAACAATTCTTTGCCGATCTGCAGGTGGGATGCCTCAAGGAGGGTCGGGCGCGGCTGGTTTATCCGGATGGGCGCGTGGTGGAGGTGAATTGCGCCAAGCCGGTCTTTCTGCGCGACCTGGCGGACCGGCCGGTCAGCAACGGGGTGTTGCAGCTTGATTTTGGCAAGTCCACACAAATTCTGCGCGAGCAGCCGGTGATGCGCCTGTTCGAGAGCCGCATTGTGAACACGCTCTTGCTGATGGGCTTCTCGACTTTTCTATCCATCATGATTGCGATTCCCATCGGCATCCTCTCTGCGGTCAAGCAATACTCACGCTTTGATTACGCCGTCACCACGCTGGCTTTTATCGGCTCTGGCATGCCCACGCTGTTCATGGGCATTTTGGGCATCTTGATCTTCGCCGTGTTGTTCAAGGAGGCGGGGCTACCCTATTTGCCGGCGGGCACGGCTGAATCGCCGCGCGACACGGTCCTCCCGCTCTTCGGCACGATCAAAGCTGGGTCGTTCCTCGACCGGCTGTGGCACCTGGTGCTGCCGGTCATGATTCTTACCATCTTCAATCTGGCGCAGTGGAGCCGCTTCATCCGCTCTTCGATGCTGGAGGTGCTGCGGCAGGACTACGTGCGCACGGCGCGCGCCAAAGGGTTGATCGAGCGCGTGGTGATCGTGAAGCACGCCATGCGCAACGCGCTCATCCCGTTCGTGACGCTGTTGGCCGGGGTGTTGCCGGCGCTGTTCGGCGGGGCGATCATCACCGAGAGCGTGTTCAACTATCCGGGCATGGGGCGCCTGTTCATTGCTGCGCTGACGGCAGGCGATTACAACGTGGCCATCGGCTTCATCTTGATCTCGACCTTCTTGGTGCTGATCGGCTACTTAATCTCAGACGTGCTCTATACCATTGTTGATCCGCGCATTCGCCTATCGTGA